Proteins found in one Magnolia sinica isolate HGM2019 chromosome 5, MsV1, whole genome shotgun sequence genomic segment:
- the LOC131245342 gene encoding protein FAR1-RELATED SEQUENCE 5-like — MNESIASGEPINSEPYVGMQFESDRAAETCYNNYAKHVGFSVCIGRQERSKRDKEIISRLYLCSREGLHDKKYTNRKDRIRPERTPTRVGCKAMIMVKKRPPNKWVVTRFEKTHTHELVSPDKASTLRSQRHVSNTTKSSSDSLWHGRARLSNKTLDDQYYKEGGADFEMSYLKPILKTQLPMEEQMAEIYTTTMFLKFQEELCASLRYIAIKNKDDGNLNTYRVTRFGEENKSHTVVLNVSEMRASCTCLMFEFVRILCRHALLVLRLTNVLTLPSHYIVERYKRNVISGVVNDRHGITMEADFRESLTLRYNDLYHRAVKYAEEGSASLDVYSVAVRALQRSLNEVIAAKNNTTAYAQLHGPFNENIPEDNLNRRSQTNHSTEQITLFDPQRRISKGYPANSRMELSLEKWPGNTGTCTVWGVHGHDGCTCSALVGVGGSSNTVLQGACFNMHDPPGAVEFWSTRWPESGSHPNIHRFT; from the exons ATGAATGAGTCAATTGCATCTGGAGAGCCAATCAATTCAGAACCTTATGTGGGCATGCAGTTTGAATCTGATAGGGCTGCAGAGACATGCTATAACAATTACGCTAAGCATGTAGGCTTTAGTGTCTGTATAGGTCGTCAAGAACGTTCAAAACGTGATAAAGAAATTATTTCTAGGCTATATTTATGTTCTAGAGAGGGCTTACATGATAAGAAATACACAAATAGAAAGGATAGAATTAGGCCAGAGCGGACACCTACAAGGGTAGGGTGCAAGGCAATGATTATGGTGAAGAAAAGACCCCCTAATAAATGGGTTGTTACAAGATTTGAGAAGACACACACTCATGAACTGGTGAGTCCAGATAAAGCCTCTACCCTTCGATCACAGCGGCATGTATCAAATACTACAAAAAGTAGCAGTGATTCGCTCTGGCATGGACGTGCAAGATTGTCTAATAAAACCCTAGATGATCAGTACTACAAGGAAGGTGGTGCAGACTTTGAAATGAGTTACTTGAAACCAATTTTGAAAACACAGTTGCCTATGGAAGAACAAATGGCAGAAATATACACGACTACAATGTTCCTTAAATTTCAAGAGGAACTATGTGCAAGTCTTCGTTATATTGCAATTAAAAATAAGGATGACGGAAATCTCAACACATATAGGGTGACAAGATTTGGTGAAGAGAACAAGTCGCACACTGTTGTTCTCAATGTATCTGAAATGAGAGCAAGTTGTACATGCCTTATGTTTGAATTTGTACGCATTCTTTGTAGACATGCTTTATTAGTTCTCAGATTGACTAATGTTTTGACACTCCCATCTCATTACATTGTTGAACGGTACAAAAGAAATGTGATAAGTGGGGTCGTAAATGATCGACACGGCATTACGATGGAAGCTGATTTTCGAGAATCTCTGACCTTAAGGTACAATGATTTATATCATCGAGCTGTTAAGTATGCAGAGGAAGGGTCTGCTTCTTTAGATGTTTACAGTGTGGCAGTCCGTGCTCTGCAAAGGTCTCTGAATGAAGTTATTGCTGCTAAAAATAACACCACAGCATATGCACAACTCCACGGTCCTTTCAATGAAAATATTCCGGAGGACAATCTCAACAGACGAAGTCAAACGAATCACTCCACTGAACAGATAACTTTGTTTGATCCTCAACGCAGAATCTCCAAAGGGTATCCAGCTAACTCGAGGATGGAACTTAGCTTAGAAAAGTGGCCTGGGAATACGGGAACATGCACGGTTTGGGGTGTGCATGGCCACGACGGATGTACTTGCTCTGCATTGGTGGGTGTAGG GGGAAGTTCCAACACTGTTCTTCAAGGTGCATGCTTCAATATGCATGACCCTCCTGGTGCCGTGGAGTTTT GGAGTACGCGATGGCctgagagcggcagtcatccaaaCATTCATAGATTTACATAG